One Elephas maximus indicus isolate mEleMax1 chromosome X, mEleMax1 primary haplotype, whole genome shotgun sequence DNA segment encodes these proteins:
- the C1GALT1C1 gene encoding C1GALT1-specific chaperone 1 has protein sequence MLSESSSFLKGMMLGSIFCALITMLGHVRIGHENRMHHHEHHHLQAPNKEDILKISDDERMELSKSFRVYCIILVKPKDVSLWAAVKETWTKHCDKAEFFSSENVKVFESINMETDDMWIMMRKAYEYAFDKYKDQYNWFFLARPTTFAIIENLKYFLLKKDPSQPFYLGHTIKSGDLEYVSVEGGIVLSIGSMKRLNSLLGIPEKCPEQGGMIWKLSEDKQLAVCLKYAGVFAENAEDSEGKDVFNTKSVGLFIKEAMTNQPQQVVEGCCSDMAVTFNGLTPNQMHVMMYGVYRLRAFGHIFNDALVFLPPNGSDND, from the coding sequence ATGCTTTCTGAAAGCAGTTCATTTTTGAAGGGTATGATGCTCGGAAGCATTTTCTGTGCCTTGATCACTATGCTAGGCCACGTTAGGATTGGTCATGAAAATAGAATGCACCACCATGAGCATCATCACCTACAAGCTCCTAACAAAGAAGATATCTTGAAAATTTCAGATGATGAACGCATGGAGCTCAGTAAGAGCTTTCGGGTGTACTGTATCATCCTTGTAAAACCCAAAGATGTGAGTCTTTGGGCTGCAGTGAAGGAGACTTGGACCAAACACTGTGACAAAGCAGAGTTCTTCAGTTCTGAAAATGTTAAAGTGTTTGAATCAATTAATATGGAAACAGATGACATGTGGATAATGATGAGAAAAGCTTACGAATATGCTTTTGATAAATATAAAGACCAATACAACTGGTTCTTCCTTGCACGCCCCACTACGTTTGccattattgaaaacttaaagtattttttgttaaaaaaggATCCATCACAGCCCTTCTACCTAGGCCACACTATAAAATCTGGAGACCTtgaatatgtgagtgtggaaggaGGAATTGTCTTAAGCATAGGATCCATGAAAAGACTAAACAGCCTTCTCGGTATCCCTGAGAAGTGTcctgaacagggagggatgaTTTGGAAGCTATCTGAAGATAAGCAGCTAGCAGTCTGCCTGAAATATGCTGGAGTGTTTGCAGAAAATGCAGAAGATTCTGAAGGAAAAGATGTATTTAATACCAAATCTGTTGGGCTTTTTATTAAAGAGGCAATGACTAATCAACCCCAGCAGGTAGTAGAAGGCTGTTGTTCAGATATGGCTGTTACTTTTAATGGACTGACCCCTAATCAGATGCATGTGATGATGTATGGGGTATACCGTCTTAGGGCATTTGGGCATATTTTCAATGATGCATTGGTTTTCTTACCTCCAAATGGTTCTGACAATGACTGA